A part of Procambarus clarkii isolate CNS0578487 chromosome 21, FALCON_Pclarkii_2.0, whole genome shotgun sequence genomic DNA contains:
- the LOC138367218 gene encoding homeobox-like protein HDP1 has protein sequence MFSVHNVLNVNNVHSVHNVHSVHTVNNVHNVNSVHNVHSVHNVLNVYNVHSVHNVHSVHTVNNVHNVHSVLNVHSVLNVQCSQCSQCSVFTVLTMFTVFTMFSVHTVNNVNNIHSVHSVHNVHSVHNVHSDHNVNNVLNVNNVHSVHNVHSVHNVHSVHNVHNVNNVLNVNNVHSVHNVHSVHNVHSVHSVHNVHSVHNVYSVHNVNSVHTVNNVHNVHSVHNVHSVHNVNNVIHVNNVHSVHSVHNVHSVHNVHNVNNVLNVNNVQCSQCSQCSQCSQCSQCSQC, from the coding sequence atgttcagtgtTCACAATGTTCTCAATGTTAACAATGTTCAcagtgttcacaatgttcacagtGTTCACACTGTTAATAATGTTCACAATGTTAAcagtgttcacaatgttcacagtGTTCACAATGTTCTCAATGTTTACAATGTTCAcagtgttcacaatgttcacagtGTTCACACTGTTAataatgttcacaatgttcacagcGTTCTCAATGTTCACAGTGTTCTCAATGTtcagtgttcacagtgttcacaatgttcagtattcacagtgttgacaatgttcacagtgttcacaatgttcagtgtTCACACTGTTAATAATGTTAACAATATTCACAGTGTTCAtagtgttcacaatgttcacagtgttcacaatgttcacagtGATCACAATGTTAACAATGTTCTCAATGTTAACAATGTTCAcagtgttcacaatgttcacagtgttcacaatgttcacagtgttcacaatgttcacaatGTTAACAATGTTCTCAATGTTAACAATGTTCAcagtgttcacaatgttcacagtgttcacaatgttcacagtgttcatagtgttcacaatgttcacagtGTTCACAATGTTTACAGTGTTCACAATGTTAACAGTGTTCACACTGTTAataatgttcacaatgttcacagtgttcacaatgttcacagtGTTCACAATGTTAACAATGTTATCCATGTTAACAATGTTCacagtgttcacagtgttcacaatgttcacagtgttcacaatgttcacaatGTTAACAATGTTCTCAATGTTAACAATGTTcagtgttcacaatgttcacagtgttcacaatgttcacagtgttcacaatgttcacaatGTTAA